The Cylindrospermum stagnale PCC 7417 genome segment GGGTATTCGGACAGCACTACTGCAAAAGGAGGAAATTGAAGTTGTAGGGGAAGCTGCCAATGCTGCTGAGGGGCTAAAAATGTTAAAAAACCTACAACCAGATATTGCAATTGTAGATATTGGTTTACCAGATAAGGACGGTATTGAACTGACAAGGGAACTGAAATCTACTAACGGTGGCCAAGACTTAAGTACAAAGGTGTTAATTTTGACACTACAGGATAACAAGGAAGCGGTATTGGCAGCTTTTGCTGCCGGAGCAGATTCCTACTGTATGAAGGATATCAAGTTCGATAATTTGCTGGAAGCAGTGCGAGTAACTTACAATGGCAACGCTTGGATCGATCCAGCGATCGCTCGGATTGTATTGCAACAAGCCCAACAAAATCCGCAAAAATTAGCTCCAGTATCATCAGATACAAGAAAATCTATTTTTAATCCGGAATCGGCGGAGAATCAGCAGGTTATTGACCTTTACACCCTTACAGAAAGGGAGCTAGAAGTGTTACAGTTGATAGTCGAAGGTTGTAGCAATGCGGTAATTGCGGAACGACTTTACATCACAGTTGGGACTGTAAAAACTCACGTCCGCAATATTCTGAATAAGCTAAGTGCTGATGACCGTACTCAAGCAGCAGTCCGCGCCTTGCGTTCTGGGATAGTGGGATAGGTTTATTTGTGGACTGTATCAATCCTTGAGGAGACGCTCGTGAAATTTACAACTTTGAGAAAGTTATAGGTTCAAAATAGGTGGCTTCTATTTAGTGATTACTAAATGATTAGTTTTTGTTTTTTGTTTCTCAGGCGGGATCAATTTTGCGTTATCTTGCCATTTAAGTATCTGAAAATTAAAGTCAAATATGACTGAGACAGAGATAATCAAACTGAAGCTGATGGTGGTAGATGACGAGCCAGATAACTTAGATTTACTCTACCGTACCTTTAGGCGAGATTTTAAAGTATATAAAGCAAGCCATGCCCTAGAAGCCTTGAAAATTTTAGACCGAGAAGGCGAGATGGCTGTGATTATCTCTGACCAAAGAATGCCAGACATGAACGGTACTGAATTCCTCAGTCTGACAGTGGAGCGTTTTCCTGATACTATTCGGATTTTGCTGACTGGTTTCACAGATGTCGAAGATCTGGTGGATGCGATTAACTCTGGCCAGGTTTTCAAGTACATCACTAAACCCTGGAGTCCTGACAGGCTTAAGGCATTAGTAGGACAAGCTACTGATACATATCGCGTAGTTAAGAAACGCACACAGGAACTGCGTCGCGCCCTGCGGCGAGAATCTCTATTTAATGCGGTGACAACGGCAATTCGGGAGCCTCTGGACTACGACAGTATGCTACAAAAGATTGTAGCAACCATCGGACGAACCTTTGCAGCTACTAATTGCTTGCTCAGACCGATAGAAGGCGATCGCCTGACACAAGATCAGTTTTCCTATCAAGATCCAAAATCTCAGGCATCCAGTCAGGCATTCAACCCCAATGCTTTAATTGAAAAAGTTTTCCAAACCCGTAATTATCAACTTACTCAAGATACACATGATGGCAATCCCTGCCATTACCTAGTTGTGCCGCTTACCTACCAGCAACATCTGCTGGCTGTTATGGCCCTCTACCAGTGGGGAAGTGAACATCCCTGGCAAGAAGAAGACATCCAACTGATCACAGGTGTTACTGAACAAGCAGCCTTAGCCCTCTCCCAGGCAAAACTTTATCAACGTCTCCAAGAGAAGCAACAGCAAATTCGGGCTGAGTTGGAGGTGGCCCGCCAAATTCAAAACAACCTGCTCCGCCAAAGTTTACCTGATATCAAAGGTGCAAAAGTGCAAGCTTGCTGTTACCCGGCGCGGGAAGTGGGAGGGGACTTTTTTGAAGTGTTTGTCCATCCCAAAGGCGACTTGTGGATAGCAGTAGGTGACGTTTCCGGTAAAGGGGTTCCCGCTGCTTTATTCATGGCTAGTGCTATTTCGGTATTGCGCCGGGAATTGTCTCAAGAAGTGCCAGCCGAGCCGAATGTGATCATGCAAAATCTCAATTATGCTCTAGCAGATGACTTAATCAGCAACAATTACTTTATAACTCTGGTCATAGCATCTTATACCCCCAGTACAAAAGAACTCGTCTACGCTAATGCAGGTCATATCTATCCCCTCCTTTGGTCACGCCAAGCAACTGTTGGTGACCAGCCCAATTACCTCAAAGTCCGCAGTGTTCCCTTGGGGATTTTGCCTAAGTGGCAGGCAAAATCTGGGCGGTTAATTCTGACTGCTGGAGACACACTATTGCTAGCCAGTGACGGAATTACAGAAGCGATGGTATCAAATGACTTGTATTTAGCTACGAAAACCGAGGCTAGCGTTCAGCCAGTTAAGCGTTCTATGCTGAATCAGGAAGGTCTTTGGCAACTGTTACAACAAGCAGACCAACCACTTTGTCTTAACCATTTATTAGCTCGTATCCAGGCAGATAACTATATTCAAGAAGATGACCAAACTATACTCTCGCTGGAGGTTTTGTAAGTAATGAAAAGTGAGCTTCACGTACCAAGTGACTTGAATTTTTTAAACATAGTTGAAAGTTGGTTGTTGGGATGCTTGAAAATCCAACTAGGAGAATCCGTGGATTGGTCACGGCAATCAAGTCGTTTGCGACTGGCGTTGGTGGAAGCATACACTAACGCAGTACGTCATGCCCACAAAGACAAGCCAAATTTGCCAATCTTACTGCGTTTGGAACTAAAAGACCGGGATCTGGCTATAGAAGTTTGGGACTATGGCGAAGGCTTCGATATGTCTACCTACTTTCCACCAAATCCTGTAGAGAAACAAGAAGGTGGTTATGGTTGGCTGATTATGAATCGTTTGATGGATAAGGTAGAGTACCAGTTGCAGGTTAATGGTGCTAACTGTCTTAAGCTAGAAGCGACTCTACCAGAGCTAGTTAATTGAAAAACCCTTGATGAGAAATCAGGGGATTTTTGGTTCTATGAGGCTGCTTGCTCAAGATGTATTTTTAATTAAACTAGAACGCAGCGTGATCACCAAGTTGTTTGTTATTTTCTCGGCGGATGCAAAGCAAGTAACTTTTGGGGAGAGGCTAAAAGTTTGATTTTGGTGTAAATAATTTGCCCTGTTTGGTTGAGGTTAAACAACCACAGAACATTAACACTACACCAAGAAGTTTGGACTTTACCTGTCACTTGGACGAGTAAGTGGTCGTTTGCCAAGTTTTCAACTATTGCTTGGCGAGGATCAGCTTTAATGTTTTGGGCTTCTTGTTGTAGGTAGGCAGCGATCGCCTCAGTCCCCACAATCCCAGATTCAAATGGTGGATGCATTACGCCATCCCTGGCGAATAGAGCGGCAGTTGCTGCAAATTCTCCGGCGTTTAAAGTGACAAAATAATCCAGGATGCTGGGCTCTATAATTCCTTCAATCTGGAGTTCTGGGCTTGGTGGTGTTTGGGGCGCAAATTCAGTAGCTGTCATTGACTTACCTACATAGTGCTAGCTGAACATCTATTTCACGACAAAATCAGGGAAAAAGAAAGGCGCTTTTGAGATATTCCTGATGATGGAAGCCTTAAACAATTCAAAATTCAAAATTCAAAATTCAACCGACACCCAAGGGGAGGCGAACGTTTGCATTACTCAATTTTCTCATCAGAAAAAGGGTTGCACTACCCTAGTAGAGGGTAATCTCATGTTTACTTTTTTGCATTATTTCTTAACATTTTAAAAAAAATATTTACATATTAGATTGGTGGCAAATATTCAACCAAGGGCTTGGCGACATAGCATATAATTGAAATGTTGTAAAGAAAGCAAACTTCAAATCAGAAAAATGAACCAGTGTGCCTTAACAAGCAGCAGTGTAATCAAAGAAAAAGCCAAAGAGTTGGGATTTCACAAAGTTGGTATTGCTGCTGTAGATGGGGTAGATGCTACAGAGAGGCAACGGTTACAAGCATGGATAGCGCTGGGTTATCATGCCGATATGGAGTGGATGACTAGCCCCAAGCGCCAGGATATTCGCTTAGTGATGCCAGAAGCGCGATCGCTAGTCTGTGTAGCTCTAAATTACTACACAGATGATCAACGTCCCGAAGGCGAGGAATACGCTAAAGTTTCCCGTTACGGCTGGGGCAGGGATTATCATAGAGTTGTACACAAAAAACTCAAGCAATTAGCTACTTGGCTAGAATCACTTGATCAAAGTATTCAAGCCCGTTATTA includes the following:
- a CDS encoding SpoIIE family protein phosphatase, giving the protein MTETEIIKLKLMVVDDEPDNLDLLYRTFRRDFKVYKASHALEALKILDREGEMAVIISDQRMPDMNGTEFLSLTVERFPDTIRILLTGFTDVEDLVDAINSGQVFKYITKPWSPDRLKALVGQATDTYRVVKKRTQELRRALRRESLFNAVTTAIREPLDYDSMLQKIVATIGRTFAATNCLLRPIEGDRLTQDQFSYQDPKSQASSQAFNPNALIEKVFQTRNYQLTQDTHDGNPCHYLVVPLTYQQHLLAVMALYQWGSEHPWQEEDIQLITGVTEQAALALSQAKLYQRLQEKQQQIRAELEVARQIQNNLLRQSLPDIKGAKVQACCYPAREVGGDFFEVFVHPKGDLWIAVGDVSGKGVPAALFMASAISVLRRELSQEVPAEPNVIMQNLNYALADDLISNNYFITLVIASYTPSTKELVYANAGHIYPLLWSRQATVGDQPNYLKVRSVPLGILPKWQAKSGRLILTAGDTLLLASDGITEAMVSNDLYLATKTEASVQPVKRSMLNQEGLWQLLQQADQPLCLNHLLARIQADNYIQEDDQTILSLEVL
- a CDS encoding ATP-binding protein, whose product is MKSELHVPSDLNFLNIVESWLLGCLKIQLGESVDWSRQSSRLRLALVEAYTNAVRHAHKDKPNLPILLRLELKDRDLAIEVWDYGEGFDMSTYFPPNPVEKQEGGYGWLIMNRLMDKVEYQLQVNGANCLKLEATLPELVN
- a CDS encoding response regulator gives rise to the protein MSKIRIALIEDHDLTRVGIRTALLQKEEIEVVGEAANAAEGLKMLKNLQPDIAIVDIGLPDKDGIELTRELKSTNGGQDLSTKVLILTLQDNKEAVLAAFAAGADSYCMKDIKFDNLLEAVRVTYNGNAWIDPAIARIVLQQAQQNPQKLAPVSSDTRKSIFNPESAENQQVIDLYTLTERELEVLQLIVEGCSNAVIAERLYITVGTVKTHVRNILNKLSADDRTQAAVRALRSGIVG
- a CDS encoding nuclear transport factor 2 family protein — encoded protein: MTATEFAPQTPPSPELQIEGIIEPSILDYFVTLNAGEFAATAALFARDGVMHPPFESGIVGTEAIAAYLQQEAQNIKADPRQAIVENLANDHLLVQVTGKVQTSWCSVNVLWLFNLNQTGQIIYTKIKLLASPQKLLALHPPRK